The proteins below are encoded in one region of Penicillium psychrofluorescens genome assembly, chromosome: 4:
- a CDS encoding uncharacterized protein (ID:PFLUO_006829-T1.cds;~source:funannotate): MQQPKTPGSRLRPIADSLESVGFVSKGDRKLLDHKAQQDYFDKIVERYMSFCARHAKHLDAALASLPTSPSADATSNPPAAQSAKTKIKPSTEKGVAPPSAELSTLLLSLRKLREALLATAASTPIAFSQRVHVFSIRLSILTRHPPSYFPSLRHVLDKLHSPSHPLPDSEIKELVSYLILDYACRQRDMVAAFELRARARREHGFQSQTVDDVLCALMHDNWIVFWQVRKGVDSYIRAVLDWAVDRVRRHALKAVGSAYLSVPIGWVLDGCTGHDQSWTWEKLVDTEKLGWQREGDRIIIRKPKSRPPPESLPKKTDGS, from the coding sequence ATGCAGCAGCCAAAGACCCCGGGCAGCCGGCTGCGGCCGATCGCAGATTCCCTGGAGAGTGTCGGATTTGTGTCCAAGGGTGACAGGAAACTGCTCGACCACAAAGCCCAGCAGGACTACTTTGACAAGATTGTTGAGCGATACATGAGCTTCTGCGCCCGCCACGCCAAACACCTGGACGCCGCACTGGCCTCGCTGCCCACCAGTCCTTCGGCAGATGCAACTTCCAACCCACCCGCTGCGCAATCCGCAAAGACGAAAATAAAACCGTCCACCGAAAAGGGTGTCGCGCCACCTTCGGCAGAGCTGTCCACCCTCCTCTTGTCCCTCCGCAAGCTCCGAGAAGCCCTCCTAGCCACGGCCGCATCCACCCCcatcgccttctcccagcGCGTCCATGTCTTCTCAATCCGCCTATCCATTCTCACCCGGCATCCACCATCCTACTTCCCGTCCCTGCGACACGTCCTCGACAAGCTGCACTCCCCCTCACACCCACTGCCCGACTCggagatcaaggagctggtCTCATATCTCATTCTCGATTATGCCTGCCGGCAGAGAGACATGGTAGCAGCCTTTGAGCTGCGCGCACGGGCGCGTCGCGAGCATGGATTCCAGTCCCAGACTGTCGATGATGTCTTGTGCGCGTTGATGCACGACAACTGGATTGTCTTCTGGCAGGTCCGCAAGGGTGTGGATTCCTATATCCGAGCTGTGCTGGACTGGGCTGTGGATCGAGTTCGGAGGCATGCCCTCAAGGCTGTGGGAAGTGCGTATCTCAGCGTTCCGATCGGTTGGGTATTGGATGGTTGTACGGGACACGACCAAAGCTGGACGTGGGAGAAACTGGTCGATACGGAGAAGCTGGGCTGGCAGAGAGAAGGAGACCGGATCATCATCCGAAAACCTAAATCACGGCCTCCGCCAGAATCATTGCCAAAAAAGACGGATGGATCATAG
- a CDS encoding uncharacterized protein (ID:PFLUO_006830-T1.cds;~source:funannotate): protein MDSVSTKHHRNTSRSSRPRSATRGPLDGADDPLSPTLPASPISPVRVLPSIDDFSGDTFHELDPLAPDDLPETLGKDLSFLLRPNIFHTLSPIDIPSPLRSEFAVLNPGEPLSASLSVLEKLLAEGRFLIAAHFAGAILTSSLMSPTNIKMIFALFYARLASLELSGNALLAAQESKALEDLNSSFYYIDSDFDKSETEQERHHPVEHYLRHIVPWPLRVLAVRLQSIGFGDPRRSIGGLYEIGLEARREIMRSDIPEAEREIWRHRLADLGLRSVNALVEMGDLDAAKRSLDNLRDSSPETNMTKMRKALLLLRIGDIDAARKIFSAEDESSRESALLQPLLSMADGRYPAAVEEWRALQQEGTRTDDALVAQNLAVCLLYIGRLDEARVLLESQVSANHSFSSLVFNLSTVYELCSDGASNLKGQLAASIARQPVSGHTNLDRPNADLKL, encoded by the exons ATGGACTCGGTCTCAACCAAACACCATCGCAATACCTCCAGGT CTTCACGACCTCGGAGTGCCACCCGCGGCCCGTTAGATGGAGCAGACGA CCCACTCTCTCCCACCTTGCCCGCTTCGCCCATCTCACCAGTACGAGTATTGCCCAGTATCGATGACTTTTCGGGGGATACTTTTCACGAGTTGGATCCTCTCGCCCCAGATGATCTCCCAGAAACCTTAGGAAAGgacctctccttccttctccgacCAAACATCTTCCATACACTTTCTCCGATTGATATCCCGTCACCCCTGCGCTCCGAATTTGCCGTCTTGAATCCAGGCGAGCCACTCTCCGCATCTCTGAGCGTCCTTGAGAAACTGCTAGCGGAGGGCCGCTTCCTCATCGCAGCGCATTTTGCCGGCGCCATCTTGACTTCTTCTCTGATGTCACCGACGAACATCAAGATGATTTTTGCCCTGTTTTATGCCCGGCTTGCATCCTTGGAACTATCGGGAAATGCACTTCTCGCCGCCCAAGAATccaaggccctggaggatCTAAACTCGAGCTTTTACTACATCGATTCCGACTTTGATAAATCGGAGACGGAGCAGGAGCGCCATCATCCCGTTGAGCATTACCTGCGCCATATCGTCCCGTGGCCACTTAGAGTTTTAGCTGTGAGGCTGCAGAGCATCGGATTTGGTGATCCCCGCCGGAGTATTGGCGGGTTATATGAGATTGGCCTCGAAGCACGGAGAGAAATTATGAGGAGTGATATTCCCGAAGCAGAACGAGAAATCTGGAGACACAGACTAGCAGATCTGGGCCTTCGGAGCGTCAATGCGCTAGTGGAGATGGGCGATCTAGATGCGGCGAAAAGATCCCTCGACAATCTGCGGGATTCCAGTCCAGAGACCAACATGACCAAGATGAGAAAGGCGCTTCTGTTGCTGCGGATTGGGGATATAGATGCGGCGCGCAAGATCTTCAGTGCTGAGGACGAGTCCTCCAGAGAATCTGCTCTGCTCCAGCCGCTCTTGAGTATGGCGGATGGTCGCTATCCCGCCGCTGTGGAGGAATGGCGGGCTCTTCAGCAGGAGGGAACTCGAACGGATGACGCGCTGGTCGCTCAGAACCTGGCGGTGTGTCTCCTGTACATTGGCCGACTGGACGAG GCCCGCGTGCTCCTTGAATCTCAAGTGTCGGCTAATCACTCCTTTAGCAGCTTGGTCTTCAACCTGTCGACGGTCTACGAGCTCTGCTCTGATGGCGCGAGTAACTTGAAAGGGCAGCTGGCTGCCTCCATCGCCCGTCAGCCCGTCTCCGGGCACACGAACCTGGACCGGCCGAATGCGGATTTGAAACTATGA
- a CDS encoding uncharacterized protein (ID:PFLUO_006831-T1.cds;~source:funannotate), translating into MIATKNKYSVILPTYNERRNLPIIVWLIQRTFNEEKLDWEVIVVDDGSPDGTLDIAKQLQKLYGAEHIVLKPREGKLGLGTAYVHGLKYATGNFVIIMDADFSHHPKFIPEMIRIQLETDADIVTGTRYANRGDIKGGVYGWDLFRKFTSRTANLIADVMLLPGVSDLTGSFRLYKKSVLEKVITSTESKGYSFQMEMMVRAKAMGYKVAECPITFVDRLYGESKLGGSEIVEYLKGVLNLWLKV; encoded by the exons ATGATCGCCACCAAGAACAAGTACTCGGTGATCCTGCCCACCTACAATGAGCGTCGGAACCTCCCTATTATTGTCTGGCTGATCCAGAGGACATTCAACGAGGA AAAACTCGACTGGGAGGTTATCGTGGTCGACGACGGCTCCCCGGACGGCACCCTCGACATCGCCAAGCAGCTTCAGAAACTCTACGGAGCCGAGCACATTGTGCTGAAGCCCCGCGAAGGCAAGCTGGGCCTGGGCACTGCCTACGTGCACGGCCTGAAATACGCCACGGGCAacttcgtcatcatcatggacgcCGATTTCAGCCACCACCCCAAGTTCATCCCCGAGATGATCAGGATCCAGCTGGAGACGGATGCGGACATCGTGACGGGCACGCGCTACGCCAACCGCGGGGACATCAAGGGTGGTGTGTACGGATGGGATCTGTTCCGCAAGTTCACCTCGCGCACGGCCAATCTCATCGCCGATGTCATGTTGTTGCCCGGTGTCAGCGACTTGACCGGCAGTTTCCGACTGTACAAGAAAAGTGTTCTGGAGAAGGTGATTACCAGTACCGAGAGCAAGGGGTACAGTTTccagatggagatgatggtgCGGGCGAAAGCTATGGGGTACAAGGTGGCTGAGTGTCCGATTACTTTTGTGGATCGGCTTTACGGGGAGAGCAAGCTGGGTGGCTCGGAGATTGTCGAGTACCTCAAGGGCGTGCTGAACCTCTGGCTGAAGGTTTGA
- a CDS encoding uncharacterized protein (ID:PFLUO_006832-T1.cds;~source:funannotate), with protein MSSSTASRGLSHRGVLHEYAPRLVAFEFTSPTKAGNKKNSLIFIGGLTDGLCTVPYVSKLAETLEETDWSLFSILLSSSYGGWGVSSLDRDVEEIAQCVRYIRDLKASRLPGPPSQSGKLVIMGHSTGSQDVLHYIYPANPLMSTEFQKGVKHLIRPEVDGAILQAPCSDREAMMMHIQASAESNATQGVFDQLVHFARTQPYTEDKSDALLPLNMTSKLGLPPDPLSARRFLSLASPDSPAKPSEDDLFSSDLSDERLQQTFGMIATQGIMQSKLMVLYSGEDEYSPKWVDKEKLLQRWKAAAEAGGAVWDAENSAIIAGASHAVESIGQTELVERVLRYLQSL; from the exons atgtccTCCTCCACAGCTAGTCGCGGGTTATCGCACCGCGGAGTCCTCCATGAATAT GCTCCCCGCCTCGTAGCGTTTGAGTTCACCTCGCCCACCAAAGCAGGTAATAAAAAAAATAgtctcatcttcatcggcgGCCTCACCGATGGACTCTGCACCGTCCCCTACGTCTCCAAGCTCGCCGAAACTCTAGAGGAGACCGACTGGTCGCTCTTCTCGATCTTGCTCTCTTCATCCTACGGCGGCTGGGGCGTCAGCAGTCTCGACCGCGACGTTGAGGAGATCGCGCAGTGCGTGCGGTACATCCGGGACCTGAAGGCTTCTCGGCTGCCGGGGCCGCCGTCGCAGTCGGGCAAGCTTGTGATCATGGGTCATTCGACCGGCAGCCAGGATGTGCTGCACTATATCTACCCGGCTAACCCGCTGATGTCCACCGAATTCCAGAAGGGCGTGAAGCATCTGATCCGGCCGGAAGTGGATGGCGCGATTCTGCAGGCACCGTGTTCGGATCGagaggcgatgatgatgcaCATTCAGGCGTCGGCTGAGTCGAATGCGACCCAAGGTGTTTTTGACCAGCTTGTCCATTTTGCACGGACCCAGCCGTACACCGAGGACAAGAGTGACGCTCTGCTTCCGTTGAATATGACTAGCAAGCTCGGATTACCGCCTGATCCGCTCAGCGCTCGGAGATTCCTAAGTCTGGCGAGTCCAGACAGTCCCGCGAAACCGTCGGAAGACGATCTCTTCAGTTCGGACTTGAGTGACGAACGCTTGCAGCAAACTTTCGGGATGATTGCAACCCAGGGGATCATGCAGTCGAAGCTTATGGTGTTGTATTCGGGCGAAGATGAGTATTCTCCAAAGTGGgtggacaaggagaagctgcttcAGAGGTGGAAAGCAGCCGCGGAAGCTGGTGGGGCTGTATGGGATGCGGAGAACAGCGCGATCATTGCTGGTGCAAGCCACGCTGTCGAGTCGATTGGCCAGACGGAATTGGTTGAGCGGGTGCTACGCTATCTGCAGAGTCTATGA
- a CDS encoding uncharacterized protein (ID:PFLUO_006833-T1.cds;~source:funannotate), translating into MWFHGYPTSRLEGQGIDKIAQRLGIRVISPDRPGFGLSTVQPHRRISDWPTDVQALAGHLGLSRFSILGGSGGAPYTLACAHLLPADMLSGVGIIAGAGPWQAGAHHMPLPYRMMAQAAYSWPAGLRWSLDALVWMLRKAVATPTVTRWLDNAIQKSISDEEQGSERSVEERRQRTLRMMFEGFAQGSEATVEEANLLTQDWGIPFEDVTYDPILIWHGTKDYNSPVAMIRYMAERLPHCVLKEYDHTHFTLHEHLEEILSELVPKKR; encoded by the coding sequence ATGTGGTTTCACGGCTACCCCACCTCACGCTTGGAAGGCCAGGGAATCGACAAGATCGCGCAACGGCTTGGGATCCGGGTGATTTCTCCCGACCGCCCTGGCTTCGGGCTGTCCACCGTCCAACCACACCGGCGCATCTCGGACTGGCCCACTGATGTCCAGGCTCTTGCAGGCCATCTGGGTCTCTCCCGCTTTTCAATCCTCGGCGGCTCGGGGGGTGCGCCGTATACGCTTGCATGCGCGCATCTGCTTCCAGCGGATATGTTGTCTGGCGTGGGCATCATagctggcgctgggccatGGCAGGCTGGGGCGCATCATATGCCGCTGCCATATCGGATGATGGCACAGGCGGCGTATTCTTGGCCTGCGGGGTTGAGATGGTCATTGGATGCATTGGTGTGGATGCTGCGGAAAGCGGTGGCTACTCCCACCGTGACTCGGTGGTTGGATAACGCCATTCAAAAATCTATATCcgatgaagagcagggaAGTGAACGGAGTGTTGAAGAGAGAAGACAACGAACGCTGCGCATGATGTTCGAGGGGTTTGCGCAGGGCTCAGAGGCAACAGTGGAGGAGGCGAACCTGCTCACTCAGGACTGGGGGATTCCCTTTGAGGATGTGACATACGACCCAATCTTGATATGGCATGGGACTAAGGATTACAATTCTCCGGTGGCCATGATACGGTATATGGCGGAGCGGCTGCCGCATTGTGTATTGAAGGAGTATGATCACACGCATTTTACACTCCACGAGCACCTGGAGGAGATCCTTTCCGAGCTGGTTCCAAAGAAGCGGTGA
- a CDS encoding uncharacterized protein (ID:PFLUO_006834-T1.cds;~source:funannotate), translating to MPSIRRSGRQSGARTVYTEDPFASAGLSDPSDSEGATATKAAPRRRRRKDESPSDDEFMAVSGAGGTDEHEEDSNGEEEEDEPEEEEEDEPTVQTPRKERVVSRPRYHKKRRPDGTIAPDASETHMRGILAPSDHVSKGMHYTMAFGTDERDALTAVYSRDRWFSGLDSGLPTRESLDKAGSMPDYGCGATLGVTPEEVKRERTTAWDWYYDEEIGERFRKRQRVETIKEAVARRVYLPQPKKGKHTILVGPAEEQHVLELDHHEAQDFGQFWGETKSDTKIRQGWMLNLGQKIMASAWAPNQDGLNQYLAVAAPITEEQKKDAVSGEGVSVSAFQPSYPYPSALQLWEFKAKKSDTPTTTLDMGSKPRLRLVLCSNWGDLRRISWCPIGREKREEDEKGNTQPIGLLASVWGDGRVRVLDIRIRRGHKGTEFVQIHSPVFEAKPPSTICTCVTWLSPSDIAVGCANGFVGVWNIAHAETLPLMYRPIHVTYILNIVSAYPTHPQTLTTIGMDGETRYWSLLDPQAEVVMTGRMRIASSHLSYSPVLQSFFSSDENEFARILPLRRFFNTNYIAKMPSTVSTMAPCSPWHPCVMYGGAGGEVVATNPLRRLLYAKEQQLQQTWFKHTWVQGPQKEGPGVSRFYDGFQAERQNLSRNLAGDSKLVDGVLLATIHEEGTHVTALGWNPNQACAAWASAALGCGLVRVEDLAI from the exons ATGCCTTCAATCCGCCGGTCGGGTCGTCAGTCGGGGGCCCGGACCGTGTACACGGAAGATCCATTCGCGTCTGCCGGGCTCAGTGACCCCTCAGACTCTGAAGGTGCCACGGCCACCAAAGCTGCTCCCagacggcgcaggcgcaAGGATGAGTCTCCCTCAGACGATGAGTTTATGGCGGTGTCTGGTGCAGGCGGCACAGACGAGCACGAGGAAGACAGCaacggtgaagaagaggaggacgagccggaggaagaggaagaagacgaacCTACTGTACAAACCCCACGAAAAGAACGCGTGGTTTCTCGTCCTAGATATCACAAGAAGCGGAGACCAGATGGCACAATCGCGCCAGACGCCTCTGAAACCCACATGCGAGGCATCTTAGCCCCCAGCGACCATGTCTCCAAGGGGATGCACTACACCATGGCCTTTGGCACTGACGAGCGCGATGCCCTGACTGCAGTCTATTCTCGGGACCGATGGTTTTCCGGCTTGGATTCTGGCCTGCCCACTCGTGAGTCTCTGGACAAGGCCGGCTCCATGCCTGATTATGGATGCGGAGCCACACTGGGCGTGACTCCagaggaggtgaagagagagCGCACGACTGCATGGGACTGGTACTACGACGAAGAAATTGGCGAACGGTTTCGCAAACGACAGCGCGTCGAGACCATCAAGGAGGCAGTTGCCCGCCGGGTTTATTTGCCGCAAcccaagaagggcaagcaTACCATTCTCGTAGGCCCCGCCGAGGAACAACACGTTTTGGAGCTGGATCATCACGAGGCTCAAGATTTTGGCCAGTTTTGGGGAGAAACCAAGTCCGACACCAAAATTCGACAGGGCTGGATGTTAAACCTCGGACAGAAGATCATGGCATCCGCATGGGCGCCCAACCAAGACGGACTGAACCAGTACTTGGCTGTGGCTGCACCCATTACtgaggagcagaagaaagacgCCGTCTCTGGAGAGGGTGTATCTGTCTCGGCCTTTCAACCATCATATCCCTATCCGAGCGCGCTCCAGCTTTGGGAGTTCAAAGCGAAGAAAAGTGACACCCCGACCACAACGCTTGACATGGGCTCCAAACCGCGGCTACGACTTGTCTTGTGCTCGAATTGGGGGGATCTACGGCGCATTTCTTGGTGTCCGATTGGCCGGGAGAAACGcgaagaggatgaaaagGGCAATACCCAGCCCATTGGATTGTTGGCTAGTGTTTGGGGGGATGGTCGAGTGCGAGTGTTGGATATCAGGATCCGACGGGGTCACAAAGGGACCGAATTCG TTCAGATCCACTCGCCCGTCTTCGAGGCTAAACCGCCATCAACGATTTGTACCTGTGTCACGTGGCTTTCCCCCAGTGATATCGCCGTGGGCTGTGCCAATGGCTTCGTGGGTGTTTGGAATATCGCGCATGCCGAAACTCTCCCGCTCATGTACCGTCCGATTCACGTCACCTATATCCTGAACATTGTCTCGGCGTACCCCACCCACCCACAGACGCTGACCACCATCGGCATGGACGGCGAGACTCGATACTGGTCCCTCCTCGACCCCCAGGCCGAGGTCGTCATGACGGGTCGGATGCGGATAGCCTCCAGCCATCTCAGTTATTCCCCCGTGCTGCAGAGCTTTTTTTCCAGCGACGAGAATGAATTCGCGCGCATCCTTCCTCTGCGCCGGTTCTTCAACACCAATTACATTGCCAAAATGCCGAGCACGGTCTCGACCATGGCCCCGTGTAGTCCCTGGCACCCCTGCGTCATGTATGGTGGAGCCGGAGGCGAAGTGGTGGCCACCAACCCACTCCGCCGACTCTTGTATGCCAAAGAGCAGCAGTTGCAGCAGACCTGGTTCAAACACACTTGGGTTCAAGGCCCCCAGAAAGAGGGCCCCGGAGTCAGTCGATTCTATGACGGATTCCAGGCGGAACGACAGAACTTGTCGCGCAACCTGGCGGGCGATAGCAAGCTGGTGGACGGGGTCCTCCTGGCCACCATCCACGAGGAAGGGACACACGTCACTGCGCTCGGGTGGAACCCGAACCAAGCGTGCGCGGCGTGGGCCAGCGCAGCCCTGGGCTGTGGACTGGTTCGGGTAGAAGACCTGGCCATCTAG
- a CDS encoding uncharacterized protein (ID:PFLUO_006835-T1.cds;~source:funannotate), which yields MHFAATAVFALSSLGVLTSAAPLSNQQNGDLARRKVPYKVVNVDDNTTPTSAPSSPDPETTDTVIQTVTVPAQDPAPQAVTVTVTATPSPSRSPLSSPSSSWSVTPTSTPLYRILPERPAASSWRSSSSSSAMSSPTSSLFWRRDWSWGYSSSTPSSSATPSATPSSSLTVSAMSTPLERRQWYWGYSSSTPSSSATPSATPSSSLTVPVASTPLERRQWYWGYSSSTPSSSATPSVTPSSSLTASATSTPLARRGWASSPSVSSMTPSWATPSSTPVWSTPFSY from the coding sequence ATGCACTTCGCCGCCACAGCTGTGTTCGCGCTCTCCTCTCTGGGCGTTCTCACCTCTGCTGCTCCCCTCTCCAACCAGCAGAATGGAGATCTCGCCCGCCGCAAGGTGCCTTACAAGGTAGTCAACGTCGACGACAACACCACGCCCACATcggcaccttcttctcccgaCCCCGAGACCACCGACACAGTGATCCAGACCGTGACCGTGCCAGCGCAGGATCCAGCACCGCAAGCCGTGACTGTCACCGTGACCGCCaccccatccccatcccgCTCGCCTCTCTCTTCGCCTTCGTCTTCGTGGTCAGTGACTCCCACTTCGACTCCACTGTATCGCATCCTGCCCGAGCGGCCCGCTGCCTCTTcctggcgcagcagcagcagtagcagCGCCATGTCGAGCCCTACCAGCTCGTTGTTCTGGCGCCGTGACTGGAGCTGGGGCtactcttcttccactccgtcttcctcggcgacTCCCTCGGCCACTCCCTCTTCGAGTCTGACGGTGTCTGCCATGTCTACTCCTCTCGAACGCCGCCAGTGGTACTGGGGTTactcctcttccactccttcttcctcggccacTCCCTCGGCCACTCCCTCTTCGAGTCTGACAGTGCCTGTCGCGTCTACTCCGCTCGAGCGCCGCCAGTGGTACTGGGGATACTCTTCTTCTACTCCGTCCTCCTCGGCGACCCCCTCGGTCACTCCTTCTTCGAGTCTGACGGCATCTGCCACGTCTACTCCGCTCGCTCGTCGTGGCTGGGCTTCCTCTCCCAGCGTCTCTTCGATGACCCCGAGCTGGGCGACTCCTAGCTCGACTCCGGTCTGGAGCACTCCATTCAGCTACTAA
- a CDS encoding uncharacterized protein (ID:PFLUO_006836-T1.cds;~source:funannotate) → MASPPPVPEDQNRLLEEALGVVRQQAGMMRKCLESPGKLMDALKCGSTLVSELRTPSLGPKQYYELYMAVFDALRHLSVYLKENHPVNHLADLYELVQYAGNIVPRLYLMITVGTVYMSVEDAPVKEIMKDMMEMSRGVQHPIRGLFLRYYLSGQARDHLPLSNGDGPEGNLQDSINFVLTNFVEMNKLWVRLQHQGPSRERDRRIQERRELELLVGSNIVRLSQLVDLEGYKSGILQALLEQVVQCRDVLAQEYLLEVITKVFPDEFHLHTLDLLLSAIAKLHPHVDLKKIVIGLMDRLSSFAARESEAPAEPETRKQNEEEAVTRLFQKLELDKEAKAKADAKAEAEAKAKAKAPEPAEDAAAGDDTQENGAEGPSKEDDSAADASKEDSQVANGGEDGPKPGIPADIKLYDIFYNQVVDLIKTRALPIQDTMALLVSLVNLALNIYPDQLSYVDQVLDFATQKTNEYTDHADLHSAPTQQHILHLLGAPLRSYVSIFTALALPHYVPLLSSQSYPTWRGIAGEIVRSILKNRTLILTTENLDRVLQAVNVLIKEGLQQAAGYPGMQTQRRGGETDETIEEQGWLARLVHLIQSPDNDTQLKLLQATRKAYNEGNERIRYTTPAIVTASIRLARKLKSREHYDDNWKTQSSALYRFMHQCINNLYQRVNPGCADLSLRLFVMCGEVADQTGFEEVSYEFFAQAFTIYEDAISDSRAQFQAVCIVAGALHGTRGFSKENYDTLITKAALHGSKLLKKPDQCRAVYLASHLWWVVENPQRGDEDPKNLYRDGKRVLECLQRALRVADACMDTAVSVELFVEILNRYVYYFDQQNETVTIKYLNGLIELIHSNLQTTESEPNPSLEGPQRHFRRTLEYIRSRDYEGIVTESRQ, encoded by the exons ATGGCGAGCCCACCTCCCGTCCCCGAGGACCAGAACCGCCTCCTCGAGGAGGCATTGGGGGTGGTGCGCCAGCAAGCAGGCATGATGCGCAAATGTCTAGAGTCTCCTGGCAAGCTCATGGATGCGCTCAAGTGCGG ATCAACTCTCGTCTCCGAACTGCGAACCCCAAGCCTTGGCCCGAAACAGTATTATGAGCTGTACATGGCCGTGTTCGACGCGCTGCGACACCTCTCCGTCTACCTGAAGGAGAACCACCCCGTCAACCACCTAGCGGACCTCTACGAACTGGTCCAGTACGCCGGCAATATCGTCCCCCGCCTCTACCTGATGATCACCGTGGGAACCGTGTACATGTCGGTGGAGGATGCGCCGGTCAAAGAGATCATGAAGGATatgatggagatgagtcGCGGTGTCCAGCATCCGATCCGCGGTCTATTCCTGCGATACTACCTGTCCGGGCAAGCTAGAGATCATCTGCCCCTGAGCAATGGTGATGGGCCCGAAGGCAACCTCCAGGACTCGATCAACTTTGTCCTGACGAACTTTGTGGAGATGAATAAGCTCTGGGTTCGGCTGCAACACCAGGGTCCCTCCAGAGAACGGGACAGGCGGATCCAGGAGCGGCGCGAGCTCGAACTGCTCGTGGGCAGCAACATTGTCCGACTCAGTCAATTGGTGGATCTCGAAGGGTAcaagtctggcattctgcaAGCACTGTTGGAACAAGTGGTGCAATGTCGGGATGTTCTGGCGCAAGAATATCTGTTGGAAG TCATCACAAAGGTATTCCCGGATGAGTTCCATCTGCACACCTTGGACCTTCTGCTATCCGCCATTGCCAAACTCCATCCACATGTCGATCTCAAGAAGATTGTCATCGGGTTGATGGACCGTCTTTCTTCGTTCGCCGCACGAGAATCAGAAGCGCCCGCTGAGCCGGAAACACGGAAACAAaacgaggaagaagcagtcACTCGACTGTTCCAGAAACTTGAGCTTGATaaagaagccaaagccaaggccgacgccaaagccgaagccgaagccaaagccaaagccaaAGCCCCAGAGCCCGCCGAGGATGCTGCTGCAGGTGATGACACTCAAGAAAACGGCGCCGAAGGGCCCTCCAAGGAGGATGACAGCGCGGCCGATGCGTCGAAGGAAGACAGTCAAGTCGCAAATGGAGGCGAAGACGGCCCGAAGCCCGGCATTCCCGCAGATATCAAACTGTACGATATTTTCTACAACCAGGTGGTCGACTTGATCAAAACACGCGCATTACCAATCCAAGACACCATGGCGCTTTTGGTGTCGCTCGTCAATCTCGCGCTGAACATTTACCCGGATCAGTTGTCATATGTCGACCAGGTCCTGGACTTTGCGACCCAGAAGACAAACGAATACACCGATCACGCCGATCTCCACTCTGCACCAACACAACAGCacattcttcatcttctcgggGCTCCGCTTCGTTCTTACGTTTCGATTTTCACAGCATTGGCACTGCCGCATTACGTACCACTCCTGTCTTCACAATCTTATCCCACTTGGAGAGGAATCGCTGGCGAGATTGTTCGGAGTATCCTCAAGAACAGGACTCTTATTTTGACCACGGAGAATCTTGACCGAGTGCTCCAGGCGGTGAATGTTTTGATCAAGGAGGGACTGCAGCAGGCTGCTGGATACCCCGGGATGCAGACACAGCGGCGAGGGGGCGAGACCGATGAGACAATCGAGGAACAAGGATGGCTTGCAAGATTAGTACATCTGATCCAGTCTCCAGACAACGACACGCAACTCAAG CTTCTGCAAGCCACGCGCAAGGCCTATAATGAGGGCAATGAGCGGATCCGCTACACCACCCCAGCTATTGTAACAGCGTCAATTCGCCTAGCGCGGAAACTGAAGTCGCGCGAGCACTACGATGACAACTGGAAGACGCAATCATCTGCGCTTTACCGATTCATGCACCAGTGCATCAATAATCTGTACCAGCGTGTCAACCCAGGCTGCGCAGATCTATCTCTCCGTCTGTTTGTGATGTGCGGTGAAGTCGCGGACCAGACCGGCTTCGAGGAAGTCAGCTACGAGTTCTTTGCGCAGGCATTCACCATCTACGAAGATGCGATTAGCGACTCGCGCGCCCAGTTCCAGGCCGTCTGCATCGTCGCAGGGGCTTTGCACGGCACGCGCGGCTTCTCAAAGGAGAACTACGACACGCTTATCACCAAGGCCGCCCTCCATGGCAGCAAGCTCCTCAAGAAGCCCGACCAATGTCGCGCCGTGTATTTGGCGAGCCACTTGTGGTGGGTAGTTGAGAACCCGCAGCGTGGGGACGAAGATCCCAAAAAC CTCTACCGCGATGGCAAACGAGTCCTCGAATGCCTCCAACGTGCCCTCCGCGTCGCCGACGCCTGCATGGACACCGCCGTCTCCGTTGAGCTCTTCgtcgagatcctcaaccGCTACGTCTACTATTTCGACCAGCAGAACGAGACCGTCACCATCAAGTACCTCAATGGCCTCATTGAGCTCATCCACTCCAACCTGCAAACCACGGAGAGTGAACCCAACCCTAGTCTCGAGGGCCCGCAACGCCATTTCCGCCGCACCCTGGAGTACATCCGGTCTCGCGATTATGAGGGTATTGTAACGGAGTCACGGCAGTAG